A single window of Methanomassiliicoccales archaeon DNA harbors:
- a CDS encoding toll/interleukin-1 receptor domain-containing protein: MELNREEGADAWGLTMKVFLSHSNLDEALARVIKDKIEGLGVSVYMAEDDPRPGQRLPLKLDLAIRSSDILVYLCTESSASSQIVQQEVAFAYALNKQIITLIVGRSTPGGFLVGMEYIKLDEPDSKKGFDTLSVVFTRYVEHETTSQAIFHLIIGAGVGLVAVLTLYFLTRNGEPRVSNPSSKNELPPPLL; this comes from the coding sequence ATGGAGTTAAATCGGGAAGAGGGCGCTGATGCATGGGGATTAACAATGAAGGTCTTCCTAAGCCATTCCAATTTGGATGAGGCCCTTGCGAGAGTAATTAAAGATAAGATCGAAGGGCTCGGGGTATCCGTCTATATGGCCGAGGACGACCCAAGACCCGGACAGCGTCTGCCGCTAAAGCTTGATCTTGCTATCCGTTCCTCCGATATCCTTGTTTACCTCTGCACCGAATCAAGCGCATCCTCCCAAATAGTACAACAAGAGGTAGCTTTCGCTTATGCCCTCAACAAGCAGATCATTACATTGATAGTGGGCAGGAGCACCCCTGGAGGATTCTTGGTGGGAATGGAATATATAAAGCTCGACGAGCCGGATTCAAAGAAAGGGTTCGATACCCTATCTGTCGTCTTCACTCGCTATGTGGAACATGAGACTACGTCACAGGCAATATTTCACCTAATAATCGGGGCTGGGGTTGGATTGGTTGCAGTGTTGACGTTGTACTTCCTTACAAGAAATGGAGAGCCCAGGGTTAGCAATCCTT